Proteins encoded together in one Ignavibacteriota bacterium window:
- a CDS encoding Spx/MgsR family RNA polymerase-binding regulatory protein produces MAKKNSVEIWGIPTCGTVKKTIAWMIEHGVEFEFRNLRETPPSQSLLQSALASVSHPKKMLNTSGASYRDGGWSAKAASLSGPQIIEALLADPMLIKRPIVRSSKLVTVGFQEDEWAALL; encoded by the coding sequence ATGGCGAAAAAAAACTCTGTAGAGATTTGGGGCATTCCCACCTGCGGCACTGTGAAAAAAACGATTGCTTGGATGATCGAGCACGGCGTGGAATTCGAATTCAGGAATCTGCGCGAAACTCCTCCGTCACAGAGTCTTCTGCAAAGCGCCCTCGCATCCGTCTCTCACCCAAAAAAAATGTTGAACACTTCAGGCGCATCGTATCGCGATGGCGGATGGAGCGCGAAAGCCGCCTCACTTTCAGGACCGCAGATAATAGAAGCGCTCCTGGCAGATCCTATGCTCATAAAACGACCGATCGTGCGATCGTCAAAACTTGTGACCGTTGGTTTTCAAGAGGACGAGTGGGCCGCATTGCTCTGA
- the yidC gene encoding membrane protein insertase YidC, translated as MIPYHKSNNNKIKAMDRQATIGFVLIALLFVGWMIYTSMQTPPPSEASTATDTTVVASNRPQNPSTESKVKTQESAAPGAIPASTEPDSARFDAARLRFGQFFAGSARGEDNRLTIETSKYTAVFSTRGGGIKRWTLKNFSTWNNEPLQLIDWSIPSDLNLFFITREGKEIKTEDLYFQIPELANRKLVTVEDSSRFSFSAILPSANGGSIVKTFTIKGGQFAIDIDIETKGLSGVIANNEYQVTINSPALTELNTVDEATFAEASAFIEDERQSLDVSSMGDVKDLTTNGKTHWVSAHNKYFITALICRNDFTGNGAYIKGEHIPLPFEGARELYQASMKVRFRETENERSAFSLYLGPMDYDLLKDQHPGLEQTISLGWAFIVRPFSEYLVIPLFSFLHTFIPNYGIVILLFTLIIKLLLYPLTKSSTDSMKKMQALQPMINDLREKYKDDQQRLSSETMKLYRDYGVNPAGGCLPMLLQMPILFALFTIFRSTIDLRHEPFVLWITDLSAPDILFHLPFKIPLLGTDFVSVLALLMSVTMFIQQKQTVKDPRQAAMVWMMPIMFFVMFNAFPSGLNLYYFTFNLLSILQQWHSTRKTGEFELKKVAQKKRQGWMERAMNSLEDKAKQQKKMKK; from the coding sequence ATGATCCCGTACCATAAGTCCAATAATAACAAGATTAAAGCAATGGACCGGCAAGCCACCATCGGTTTTGTTCTCATCGCACTGCTCTTCGTGGGCTGGATGATCTATACCAGCATGCAGACGCCTCCACCGTCGGAGGCATCCACTGCAACCGACACCACTGTGGTCGCTTCAAACAGGCCCCAGAATCCGTCGACCGAATCAAAAGTAAAAACCCAGGAATCGGCAGCCCCGGGCGCGATCCCGGCTTCTACCGAACCCGACAGCGCTCGGTTTGACGCAGCTCGTCTCCGCTTCGGACAGTTTTTCGCCGGATCGGCCCGCGGCGAGGATAATCGACTGACCATTGAAACGAGCAAATACACCGCGGTCTTTTCTACTCGGGGTGGAGGCATCAAGCGATGGACCCTGAAGAATTTTTCCACGTGGAACAATGAACCGTTACAACTTATCGATTGGTCGATTCCTTCCGATCTCAATCTGTTTTTTATTACGCGCGAAGGTAAAGAGATAAAGACGGAAGATCTGTATTTCCAGATTCCCGAACTGGCGAACAGAAAACTTGTCACTGTTGAAGATTCGTCTCGCTTCTCGTTTTCCGCAATCCTCCCCAGCGCCAATGGCGGCAGTATCGTGAAGACGTTTACCATCAAAGGCGGTCAGTTTGCTATCGACATAGATATCGAAACAAAAGGCCTATCAGGCGTCATCGCGAACAATGAGTACCAGGTAACCATCAACTCTCCCGCACTCACAGAGCTTAATACCGTCGACGAAGCCACGTTTGCCGAGGCGAGTGCATTCATCGAAGACGAACGCCAGTCTCTTGATGTATCGTCAATGGGGGATGTGAAGGATCTGACAACGAACGGAAAAACTCACTGGGTATCTGCCCACAACAAGTACTTTATTACGGCTCTGATCTGCAGGAACGATTTTACGGGCAACGGCGCATATATCAAGGGAGAACACATTCCGCTGCCTTTCGAAGGCGCCCGCGAACTGTACCAGGCAAGTATGAAGGTGCGTTTTCGTGAAACAGAGAATGAAAGGAGCGCCTTTTCTCTCTACCTCGGACCAATGGACTACGATCTTCTAAAGGATCAGCACCCCGGACTCGAGCAGACTATCAGCCTCGGCTGGGCTTTCATCGTCCGTCCCTTCTCTGAATACCTCGTCATTCCGCTTTTTTCCTTCCTGCATACGTTTATCCCAAACTACGGCATTGTCATTCTCCTCTTTACCTTGATCATCAAGCTGCTTCTGTACCCGCTCACAAAGAGCAGCACCGATTCGATGAAGAAGATGCAGGCATTGCAGCCGATGATCAACGATCTACGAGAGAAGTACAAGGATGATCAGCAGCGTCTGAGCTCAGAGACCATGAAGCTCTATCGCGACTATGGAGTGAATCCTGCGGGCGGCTGCCTTCCCATGCTTCTTCAAATGCCTATACTATTCGCTCTATTCACCATATTCCGCTCCACCATTGATCTACGGCATGAACCGTTTGTTCTCTGGATCACCGACCTTTCTGCACCCGATATCCTGTTCCATCTTCCCTTCAAAATCCCGCTCCTTGGAACAGACTTTGTCAGCGTACTCGCGCTTCTGATGTCTGTAACAATGTTCATCCAGCAAAAACAGACCGTGAAGGATCCAAGACAGGCGGCCATGGTGTGGATGATGCCAATTATGTTCTTTGTGATGTTCAACGCCTTTCCCTCGGGCTTGAACCTCTACTACTTCACGTTCAACCTGTTATCCATACTCCAGCAGTGGCACTCCACCAGAAAAACGGGCGAGTTCGAACTTAAAAAGGTGGCACAGAAAAAACGTCAGGGATGGATGGAGCGCGCCATGAACTCTCTTGAAGACAAAGCAAAGCAGCAAAAGAAAATGAAGAAATAA
- a CDS encoding NusG domain II-containing protein, which produces MNRRQFFRFGLSGLKESVKKSAPEIVRPALGVLPFDVTILTDKPEVAETVAGELLREHFGERMIRLKQSVLSGVYPGGVLLHERNILRSHYDGVSLFHGALGLLERELGLPAMQNNPTLIRFTNIMPPMSRSVEVFRREEMLLALPLSENGNFDIEGECGTLRLTVHAGSFRISDAQCRHKTCIAHPPIITPGQRITCVPNAITAIVGAHLG; this is translated from the coding sequence ATGAACCGGCGACAGTTTTTCCGATTCGGGTTGTCCGGACTCAAAGAATCGGTCAAGAAATCCGCTCCGGAAATAGTGCGGCCCGCACTGGGCGTTTTGCCATTTGACGTGACTATCCTCACAGATAAACCCGAAGTTGCGGAGACGGTCGCCGGCGAATTACTCCGAGAACATTTTGGTGAGCGGATGATTCGTCTCAAACAAAGCGTGTTATCTGGAGTCTACCCCGGTGGCGTGTTGCTTCATGAACGGAACATTCTCCGATCGCACTACGATGGCGTCTCCCTCTTTCATGGCGCACTCGGGCTTCTGGAAAGGGAGCTTGGTCTTCCCGCGATGCAAAACAATCCTACCTTGATCCGTTTTACGAATATCATGCCTCCGATGAGTAGAAGTGTCGAGGTGTTCCGCAGAGAGGAGATGTTGCTTGCACTCCCACTATCGGAAAACGGGAACTTCGATATCGAGGGCGAATGCGGTACGCTGCGGTTGACAGTGCATGCGGGCTCCTTTCGGATCTCCGATGCACAGTGCAGACATAAAACCTGTATAGCACATCCCCCGATAATCACCCCGGGACAACGGATCACGTGCGTACCGAATGCAATAACCGCAATTGTTGGTGCACATTTGGGATAA
- the smc gene encoding chromosome segregation protein SMC, with translation MYLSKLEILGFKSFANKTNIALNDGVTAIVGPNGCGKTNIVDALRWALGEQRYSTLRSDKMEDVIFNGSKSRKPIGVAEVSLTIQNNKGILPVEYNEVTITRRVFRSGESDYMLNRTVCRLKDIVSLFMDTGMGSNAYSVIELKMVETILSDKMEERRRLFEEAAGVTKYKSRRKEALRRLDEVEADLLRVDDIIAEVSKAVNSLNRQAKKAERYNQYIDRLRVLEIDVLQRDYTSLLLRLEPLEERLRTAVVERDASEVEVEREEVLLHEHRAGEREIEERLEQARHELGGYIARIGEYEQALAVNIEREKALLSSIERLTAAGETYTARQHESEAARNAAAERLGTAQTELGVLEQDYEEQRTAHVQREEIVSAKKLEMDSRRAAQMSTMQELSRTTAEYDRHGGRIESIDKNVHKLSLEDEQARKALAELREQLTHEDVKQSQILEAAIAAEREFHLMEERRQTIRGEIDVLQNQGFELQSVIGEKMTKIDFLSGLVDRLEGYSESVQHLLRNRDWSATTYGTIADAVNTRDDLRVAVEAALGDAAHYVLVNDFTEAISGLHNLKHHRKGKATFACLSRMPKTKAVPFPIAGDGVVGWAAELVSHRPEHDDLFQFLLRNCLLVRDAEVAHRCIREYPQLRCVTIDGDVFDSNGIVRGGSHGQEEGGLIGKKDQIARLTREVEQLKQRLAENQRLHEERNGEYSDIDLRLYADHMKQRQQDLSAHERRVAQMVFEAEKYERQIQKSGDERTALAAEREQAEEERAGLLPRIEELRTQLSDIERALEAESLALAELEQEYARSAESLNARNLARVQKIGEIQNLHSEQERLARTLTETLESLAATDREIEHARSATEGLVEERAQLERNIEQYGAERQRAEEMARVIESELVNKRNTAENIERLLTDERHKHTQSVTVVHETELRISEIRHRIETLEQRAREEYELTLQRQAYTEEDVFDLAQAREEINDLRMKVKALGLVNPLAYEEWTREKERFDLLTTQREDLVQSRQTLIDTIKEINQTAQDKFASTFEEIRKNFITIFKSLFDEGDEADLILGEGDDPLEARIDIIAKPRGKRPHSIDMLSGGEKTLTAIALLFGIYLVKPSPFCILDEVDAPLDDANIDRFIRILRKFSANTQFIVVTHNKRTMAAADTLYGVTMEEEGVSKIVAVDFAKDSMTRFMNN, from the coding sequence ATGTATCTGAGCAAACTCGAAATACTCGGTTTCAAATCGTTCGCCAATAAAACCAATATCGCCCTGAACGATGGTGTCACTGCCATCGTGGGGCCGAACGGTTGCGGAAAAACAAACATTGTTGACGCGCTTCGCTGGGCCCTGGGAGAGCAACGCTACTCGACGCTTCGTAGCGACAAGATGGAGGATGTCATTTTCAACGGGAGTAAGTCCCGGAAACCCATTGGAGTCGCCGAAGTATCCCTGACCATTCAAAACAACAAGGGTATCCTGCCCGTCGAGTACAACGAGGTGACGATCACGCGCAGGGTCTTTCGTTCCGGCGAAAGCGACTACATGCTCAATCGCACCGTGTGCCGACTGAAGGACATCGTTTCTCTATTCATGGATACGGGGATGGGATCCAACGCGTATTCCGTCATTGAGCTGAAAATGGTAGAGACCATTCTCAGCGATAAGATGGAAGAACGACGCCGTCTCTTCGAAGAAGCTGCGGGTGTGACAAAGTACAAAAGCCGTCGCAAGGAGGCCCTCCGTCGTCTTGATGAAGTGGAGGCGGATTTGCTTCGTGTCGATGACATCATCGCCGAAGTCTCAAAGGCCGTGAACTCCTTGAATCGACAGGCAAAAAAGGCAGAGCGGTACAATCAGTATATCGACCGGCTCCGGGTGCTTGAGATCGATGTACTGCAGCGGGATTATACGAGCCTGCTTCTTCGTCTCGAACCACTTGAGGAACGTCTGCGTACGGCGGTAGTCGAGCGGGATGCGAGCGAAGTCGAAGTCGAACGTGAGGAGGTCCTTCTGCATGAACACCGCGCGGGTGAGCGCGAAATCGAAGAACGACTCGAACAGGCTCGTCATGAACTGGGCGGATACATTGCGCGTATCGGCGAGTATGAGCAGGCCCTTGCCGTGAATATCGAGAGAGAGAAGGCGCTGCTCTCGAGCATCGAACGACTCACAGCCGCGGGAGAAACGTATACCGCGCGCCAGCACGAATCCGAAGCTGCACGAAATGCGGCAGCCGAACGACTGGGCACTGCACAGACCGAGCTGGGTGTTTTGGAGCAGGACTACGAAGAGCAACGAACCGCTCATGTGCAGCGGGAGGAAATCGTCTCTGCGAAAAAGCTCGAAATGGACAGTCGGCGCGCCGCACAAATGAGCACGATGCAGGAGCTATCGCGCACCACCGCCGAGTATGATCGACACGGAGGACGCATCGAGTCGATCGACAAGAATGTTCATAAACTCTCCCTTGAGGATGAGCAGGCTCGCAAAGCGCTGGCGGAACTGCGTGAACAGCTCACACACGAAGACGTAAAACAGAGCCAGATTCTCGAAGCCGCGATCGCGGCAGAGCGGGAATTCCATTTGATGGAAGAGCGCCGCCAAACCATTCGCGGTGAGATTGACGTGTTGCAGAATCAGGGATTCGAACTGCAGAGTGTGATCGGCGAAAAGATGACCAAGATCGATTTTCTCAGCGGATTGGTCGACAGGCTTGAGGGCTACTCCGAAAGCGTGCAGCATCTCTTACGTAACAGGGACTGGTCCGCCACCACCTACGGCACCATCGCCGATGCAGTAAACACCCGAGATGACCTCCGGGTAGCCGTCGAGGCGGCTCTGGGTGATGCTGCGCATTATGTTCTCGTCAATGATTTCACGGAAGCAATCAGCGGCCTTCATAATCTGAAACATCACCGCAAGGGTAAGGCGACGTTCGCCTGTCTCTCGCGGATGCCGAAAACGAAGGCGGTGCCCTTCCCCATTGCCGGCGACGGAGTGGTGGGCTGGGCTGCGGAACTGGTCTCGCACAGGCCTGAGCACGACGACCTTTTCCAATTCTTACTCCGGAACTGTCTTCTGGTCCGCGATGCGGAAGTTGCCCATCGATGCATACGTGAGTATCCGCAACTCCGCTGCGTGACAATCGACGGAGACGTGTTTGACAGCAACGGCATTGTCCGCGGCGGAAGCCATGGACAGGAAGAAGGCGGACTGATCGGGAAAAAAGACCAGATTGCCCGATTAACAAGGGAAGTTGAGCAGTTGAAACAGCGTCTCGCCGAAAACCAGCGACTCCACGAAGAACGCAACGGGGAGTACAGTGATATCGATCTCCGTCTCTATGCCGACCATATGAAGCAGCGGCAGCAGGATTTGTCGGCGCACGAGCGGCGGGTTGCGCAAATGGTGTTCGAGGCCGAGAAGTACGAGCGTCAAATTCAGAAAAGCGGGGACGAACGCACAGCCCTTGCCGCGGAACGCGAACAGGCTGAGGAAGAGCGGGCAGGCCTTCTTCCGCGCATCGAAGAATTACGGACACAGCTATCCGATATTGAACGTGCACTCGAAGCCGAGTCTCTGGCGCTCGCCGAGCTTGAACAGGAGTACGCCCGAAGTGCGGAATCACTCAATGCCCGCAACCTGGCACGCGTGCAAAAAATCGGAGAGATTCAAAACCTTCACAGCGAACAAGAACGGCTTGCCCGGACCTTGACCGAAACACTCGAATCGCTTGCTGCAACCGATCGCGAAATTGAGCACGCGCGCAGCGCCACGGAGGGTCTTGTTGAGGAACGCGCTCAACTCGAACGGAACATAGAGCAGTACGGAGCAGAACGGCAGCGGGCCGAAGAAATGGCCCGCGTCATCGAATCGGAGCTCGTGAACAAACGTAACACCGCTGAAAACATAGAGCGGCTGCTCACGGACGAACGGCATAAACATACGCAGTCCGTCACGGTGGTCCATGAAACCGAATTACGTATCAGCGAGATTCGTCACAGAATAGAGACTCTTGAGCAACGCGCGCGTGAAGAATACGAACTCACGCTCCAGCGTCAGGCATACACCGAGGAAGACGTTTTTGATCTTGCTCAAGCTCGAGAGGAAATCAACGACCTGCGCATGAAGGTGAAGGCACTCGGTCTCGTTAATCCTCTGGCATACGAGGAGTGGACGCGGGAGAAGGAGCGTTTCGACCTTCTCACAACACAGCGGGAAGACTTGGTCCAGTCGCGGCAGACACTCATCGACACAATCAAGGAAATCAACCAGACAGCGCAGGACAAGTTTGCCAGCACGTTCGAAGAAATCAGAAAGAACTTCATCACCATTTTCAAGTCGCTGTTTGACGAGGGCGACGAAGCTGATCTGATTCTCGGCGAAGGAGACGACCCACTCGAAGCACGCATCGATATCATCGCCAAGCCCCGCGGCAAGCGCCCGCATTCGATAGACATGCTGTCCGGCGGCGAGAAAACGCTCACGGCCATCGCGTTGCTTTTTGGTATTTATCTCGTCAAACCGAGTCCGTTTTGTATTCTCGACGAAGTCGACGCTCCGCTCGACGATGCAAACATCGATCGTTTCATCCGCATCCTTCGGAAGTTCTCCGCGAACACGCAATTCATTGTTGTCACGCACAATAAGCGCACCATGGCTGCGGCCGATACGCTTTATGGCGTAACAATGGAGGAAGAAGGAGTCTCCAAAATCGTCGCAGTCGATTTTGCGAAGGACTCGATGACTCGTTTCATGAATAATTGA
- a CDS encoding M23 family metallopeptidase: MIPLPRNGPPLQRHRGILFAAVLIGFTTATVSAQTPESIADIDRVFRDIYELRASRKDAAARMKAVAAFLKRHAVAMTSTAAPRSSWVFPLRGYGPAAIGGKNGEGYRAAASYDFFDGNSHGGHPAHDVFIRDRDYDDKDDRTKQPVEVLSITSGVVVCINREWTPDSMDSKRRQSIRGGKYVWVYDPGSDGLMYYAHLREVSCVIGQFVGPGDLLGTVGRTGKNAFPHRSPTHLHLMFLAMNNGHPRPEDIFADLKKAMLAR, translated from the coding sequence ATGATACCCCTCCCGCGAAACGGTCCTCCACTTCAACGACATCGCGGCATTCTCTTTGCCGCGGTTCTGATAGGTTTTACTACTGCGACGGTATCCGCTCAAACCCCCGAGTCGATCGCTGATATCGATCGAGTGTTCCGCGATATTTACGAGTTGCGGGCCTCCCGGAAAGATGCAGCCGCACGGATGAAGGCAGTCGCCGCATTCCTTAAAAGGCATGCTGTGGCGATGACCTCGACCGCCGCGCCTCGTTCGTCGTGGGTTTTTCCCTTACGTGGCTATGGACCTGCTGCTATAGGAGGAAAGAACGGAGAAGGGTATCGCGCAGCAGCGTCATACGATTTCTTTGACGGCAATTCGCACGGCGGACACCCGGCACACGACGTGTTTATTCGCGACCGCGATTACGATGACAAGGATGACCGCACAAAGCAGCCGGTTGAAGTCTTATCGATAACTAGTGGCGTGGTTGTATGTATCAATCGTGAATGGACACCGGACAGTATGGATTCGAAACGCCGCCAATCCATTCGTGGAGGCAAGTATGTGTGGGTGTACGATCCTGGCTCCGACGGCCTGATGTACTACGCGCATCTACGAGAAGTTTCCTGTGTGATTGGGCAATTCGTTGGACCGGGTGATCTGCTCGGTACTGTTGGACGAACTGGAAAAAATGCTTTTCCGCACAGATCTCCGACACATCTGCATTTGATGTTTCTTGCGATGAACAACGGTCACCCACGACCAGAGGATATTTTCGCCGATCTCAAAAAGGCGATGCTCGCACGTTGA
- a CDS encoding OmpA family protein — protein MRTALPGWSVSSHLFNVPRNTPMLRRPLPLAILFFCATQCTFAQYDADHPEDSVYASPGRIGLGLRFGAVRFIGDVKDRSDFEGTSTPFHLGADVLLHYRLWQAVQGTNAMRIGLEAAAGFRALGASHRTYEFRTDVYPVSGSATIEFYSMAALRPFVSVGIGALPYRMKEVRNILTGERAKDATGTSSGVAFWVPLRIGLRYTISPRIDVLGTIERSVTLTDRLDGIASSSLDWMNDNFDFFSVGVAWYFLSSNNTDPYGDNIYTQPVVVAVDPARDSDSDGLRDLEEITEYKTDPYNADSDGDGLRDGEEIVTHKTRPLLADTDGDGVPDGREIMLKLQPLARDSDGDGISDGTDDCPDQPETVNGYKDADGCPDEVERGELLFQRLGDIMILENVEFESGKAVLLKESLPTLDKVAKNLLDNPKVNIEIRGHTDSTGDFEKNILLSAQRAESVKAYIVSRGVDERRIETQGFGPSQPVAPNSTVEGRQRNRRIEFRITRFDD, from the coding sequence GTGCGGACCGCACTGCCGGGTTGGAGTGTTTCATCACACTTGTTCAACGTCCCGCGAAATACCCCCATGCTGAGAAGGCCGCTTCCTCTCGCAATTCTCTTTTTCTGTGCGACGCAGTGTACGTTCGCGCAGTATGATGCCGACCATCCTGAGGATTCGGTCTATGCATCACCCGGTAGAATCGGGCTTGGTCTTCGCTTCGGTGCTGTGCGTTTTATCGGTGATGTCAAAGACAGGTCTGACTTCGAAGGAACAAGCACTCCTTTCCACCTCGGTGCCGATGTATTGCTCCATTACCGGTTGTGGCAAGCCGTCCAGGGAACAAACGCCATGCGGATCGGCCTCGAAGCGGCCGCTGGATTCCGCGCGTTGGGTGCGTCGCACCGGACCTACGAGTTTCGCACCGATGTGTATCCGGTCAGCGGATCTGCAACCATCGAGTTTTACTCCATGGCAGCACTCCGGCCGTTTGTATCCGTTGGCATCGGTGCATTGCCGTACCGCATGAAGGAGGTTAGAAACATCCTTACTGGGGAGAGGGCGAAGGATGCCACCGGGACAAGCTCGGGTGTGGCATTCTGGGTACCACTGCGGATCGGTCTTCGATACACGATTTCACCGAGAATTGACGTGCTTGGAACAATTGAACGATCGGTCACCCTGACGGATCGTCTCGACGGTATTGCGAGCAGCAGTCTGGATTGGATGAACGACAATTTCGATTTTTTCTCCGTCGGCGTGGCGTGGTATTTCCTGAGCTCAAATAACACCGACCCATATGGCGACAACATCTATACTCAGCCGGTAGTGGTCGCCGTCGATCCGGCGCGTGATAGCGATTCCGACGGGCTCCGAGACCTGGAGGAAATCACGGAATACAAGACCGATCCCTATAATGCGGATAGTGACGGAGACGGGTTGCGGGATGGCGAAGAAATCGTAACGCACAAAACGCGGCCTTTGTTGGCTGATACGGATGGTGACGGGGTGCCCGATGGCCGCGAAATAATGTTGAAACTTCAGCCGCTCGCTCGTGACAGCGATGGGGACGGAATATCTGACGGTACGGACGACTGCCCCGACCAGCCAGAAACCGTCAACGGCTACAAAGATGCCGATGGATGCCCAGACGAGGTCGAGCGTGGCGAGCTTCTCTTCCAACGACTCGGTGATATCATGATCCTCGAGAATGTGGAGTTTGAAAGCGGGAAAGCCGTCCTACTCAAGGAATCACTCCCAACACTGGATAAAGTAGCCAAGAATCTGTTGGATAATCCGAAGGTCAATATCGAAATTCGGGGCCATACAGACTCAACGGGAGATTTCGAAAAGAACATTCTCCTTTCCGCTCAACGGGCCGAATCAGTCAAAGCGTACATCGTCTCTCGGGGGGTTGATGAACGTAGGATAGAAACTCAAGGATTTGGCCCCTCTCAACCCGTGGCGCCGAATTCTACCGTTGAGGGACGTCAGCGAAACCGCCGGATCGAATTTCGGATTACCCGCTTCGACGACTAA
- a CDS encoding class I SAM-dependent rRNA methyltransferase, which yields METQAKAILRKKEDRRIRSGHLWIFSNELERIEGTPINGDFVEVIDHSGRLLGIGFWNGNSLIAIRMISRKPFDSFRELVRGRMRRADDFRAAVSYENSYRLVFGESDFLPGLVIDRYNDVFVLESFSAGADRIVPIAVEWLQDTFSPKSVFEKSDSQWRSYEGLQVQTGFLLGTDGATTVNINGMSYIINVLAAQKTGFFLDQRENRLLVETISRGKRVLDCFCNDGGFALHATRGGAISVVGLDISSDAVKRAEANAGRNGIAGVAFHVADVFESLNASLKDNYDMIILDPPAFVRSKNRLASGLKGYQKLNERAMWLLPEGGTLVTCSCSQHVTEDVFLDMLKRSARNQNKYLRIFAVRGAALDHPVLASMPETQYLTFVATTVHSL from the coding sequence ATGGAAACTCAAGCAAAAGCGATTCTTCGAAAAAAGGAAGACCGCCGGATACGCAGCGGTCATCTCTGGATATTTTCAAACGAGTTGGAGCGTATCGAGGGCACCCCCATCAACGGTGATTTTGTTGAAGTCATTGATCATTCGGGTCGCCTGCTAGGGATCGGTTTCTGGAACGGAAATTCACTAATTGCCATACGAATGATCTCCAGGAAACCATTCGATAGTTTCCGAGAACTTGTGAGAGGGAGAATGAGGAGAGCTGATGATTTTCGAGCCGCCGTTTCCTATGAAAACTCGTATCGACTTGTTTTTGGAGAATCCGATTTTCTTCCGGGCCTGGTGATTGATAGGTACAATGATGTCTTTGTATTGGAATCCTTCTCGGCAGGTGCAGACCGCATTGTTCCGATCGCAGTGGAGTGGCTTCAGGATACATTTTCACCAAAGAGCGTTTTCGAGAAAAGCGATTCGCAGTGGCGCTCCTACGAAGGACTTCAAGTTCAAACCGGCTTTCTTCTCGGAACCGATGGTGCAACAACCGTTAACATTAACGGTATGTCGTATATTATCAATGTTTTAGCTGCACAGAAAACCGGATTCTTCCTCGATCAGCGTGAAAATCGCCTTCTTGTTGAGACGATTTCTCGAGGTAAACGCGTACTTGACTGTTTCTGCAATGATGGGGGATTTGCCCTCCATGCTACTCGAGGTGGGGCTATCTCGGTCGTTGGTCTCGACATCTCTTCAGACGCCGTGAAAAGGGCGGAGGCCAATGCAGGCCGCAACGGCATTGCGGGCGTAGCTTTCCATGTGGCTGATGTTTTTGAATCGCTTAACGCGTCATTAAAGGATAATTACGATATGATTATCCTGGATCCGCCGGCCTTTGTTCGGAGTAAAAATCGTCTTGCTTCAGGCTTGAAGGGCTATCAAAAGCTGAACGAACGAGCAATGTGGCTGTTACCCGAAGGCGGAACATTGGTCACCTGCTCTTGTTCTCAGCATGTCACGGAAGATGTTTTTCTCGATATGTTGAAACGATCCGCTCGAAACCAAAATAAATATCTCCGAATTTTTGCTGTGAGAGGTGCCGCTCTCGACCATCCGGTGCTCGCATCAATGCCGGAGACGCAGTACCTCACGTTTGTAGCCACAACAGTTCATTCGCTCTAA
- a CDS encoding 3'-5' exonuclease — protein sequence MTHTHTLALSRPLAFFDLETTGTSVMNDRIVEIAIIKLLPGGKAKSFLSRVNPEIPIPASSTAVHGISDEDVVFEPTFRALAPTIRDFLRGCDFSGYNVRRFDLPLLAQEFERVGISFDTESVHVVDVQTIFHTREPRDLTAAYRYYCGKQHDGAHGALADVQATIEVFESQLRRYDDLPTTIPELEAEVHPKDPSWIDSDGKIVWDGDRAVLTFGKYRGSELRDILHKDPRYLEWVIKENFPDSLKRVLREALAGRLPAKKAH from the coding sequence ATGACACACACGCACACTCTCGCGCTCTCGCGGCCGCTGGCTTTCTTTGATCTGGAAACAACGGGTACGTCCGTGATGAACGATCGTATTGTTGAGATCGCCATCATAAAGCTACTCCCCGGTGGAAAAGCGAAATCGTTTCTCTCTCGTGTCAACCCCGAGATCCCCATACCGGCCTCTTCAACAGCGGTCCACGGAATATCGGACGAGGATGTCGTTTTTGAGCCCACATTCCGCGCACTTGCTCCGACTATCCGAGATTTTCTTCGCGGCTGCGATTTTTCCGGATACAATGTCCGCCGATTCGACCTTCCGCTGCTTGCGCAGGAATTTGAGCGGGTCGGGATTTCCTTCGACACGGAATCGGTACATGTAGTGGACGTTCAGACGATTTTTCATACACGCGAACCGAGAGATCTCACCGCAGCGTACCGCTACTATTGCGGGAAACAGCATGACGGCGCGCATGGCGCTCTGGCCGACGTTCAGGCCACCATCGAGGTGTTTGAATCCCAGTTGCGACGATACGACGATCTACCTACGACCATCCCGGAACTTGAAGCCGAAGTACATCCTAAGGACCCATCGTGGATTGACTCGGATGGGAAAATAGTCTGGGATGGTGATCGTGCCGTACTCACCTTTGGTAAGTATCGAGGGAGTGAACTGCGTGACATCCTTCACAAGGATCCGCGTTACCTCGAGTGGGTGATTAAGGAAAATTTCCCAGATTCTCTGAAAAGGGTTCTACGCGAAGCTCTGGCCGGACGACTCCCCGCTAAAAAAGCACACTGA